A region from the Sphingomonas brevis genome encodes:
- a CDS encoding sensor histidine kinase, with amino-acid sequence MVTEKPTAPIWREEHLRLAVEAACVALWSWQVDDDRFEMDERAFELWGLPWADTVSFEELSTHIHPADQDRVRAAFSATRSVAGSYEIDFRICLGDEVRWISARGQGADAGIVDGVMFGIFLDVTGRKQAEEGSELLAGEMSHRVKNLLSIAASLTQLTGRSAKSVEDMTGDLTQRLTALGRAHDLVRPLPSEQGKAALLGDLLSILLAPYDETAAFSGRIRVAVARMGVGEQAASALAMVIHELATNSVKYGALSSASGFLDVSSKLEEDDICLIWAETGGPSITEEPALKGFGSGLTARSVSRSLGGELTYDWQESGLVVTVRMRQDRLAA; translated from the coding sequence TTGGTCACCGAAAAGCCGACAGCGCCAATATGGCGTGAGGAACACCTACGGCTCGCGGTGGAAGCGGCCTGTGTTGCCCTTTGGTCATGGCAGGTCGATGACGACCGGTTCGAGATGGATGAACGCGCGTTTGAACTGTGGGGCCTGCCGTGGGCCGACACGGTCAGCTTCGAAGAGCTTTCCACCCATATTCATCCGGCCGATCAAGACAGGGTTCGAGCGGCTTTTTCCGCCACGCGCTCAGTTGCGGGTTCGTATGAAATAGACTTTCGTATCTGCCTTGGCGACGAGGTTCGCTGGATCTCGGCTCGCGGGCAGGGTGCCGACGCCGGGATTGTTGACGGTGTCATGTTCGGTATTTTCCTAGACGTTACCGGCCGCAAGCAAGCCGAGGAGGGCAGTGAGCTACTCGCCGGGGAAATGAGCCACCGGGTCAAAAATCTCCTCTCCATCGCTGCCAGCCTGACCCAGCTTACCGGTCGCTCGGCTAAATCGGTCGAAGACATGACCGGCGACCTCACGCAGCGTCTCACGGCGTTAGGCCGCGCTCACGATTTGGTTCGCCCTTTGCCAAGCGAGCAGGGCAAAGCCGCTCTGCTTGGAGACCTGCTGTCGATCCTGCTGGCCCCCTACGATGAAACGGCGGCCTTCTCAGGTCGCATCCGGGTCGCGGTAGCGCGGATGGGCGTGGGAGAGCAGGCCGCGAGCGCGCTTGCCATGGTTATTCACGAACTGGCGACAAACTCCGTCAAATATGGTGCACTTTCCAGCGCTTCGGGTTTCCTCGACGTGTCGAGCAAACTCGAAGAAGACGATATCTGCTTAATCTGGGCAGAGACGGGCGGCCCCTCAATCACCGAGGAACCTGCATTGAAAGGCTTCGGTAGCGGGCTTACTGCTCGCAGCGTTTCAAGATCGCTAGGGGGCGAACTCACCTACGACTGGCAAGAGAGCGGCCTCGTGGTAACGGTTCGGATGCGCCAGGATCGCCTAGCTGCCTAA